TGTCTGTTCTTGAACCAGAAAATGCTCTAAAAGCCTCTGAACAAGATCGACATCAAACATAGTCTCTCCTTTGTTGAAATTAGGAATCAAAAGATCAGCCAAAGTGGCTTGCTCAAACTGCATTCCCACTCTCTTCTCCAACTCAGTCACCAAAGCTGGCGCCACTTTCAACATGTTCGCCATTCTCAGCAGCCTAAGAAGGAAGCTGCAGGACACACTGTCCTTCTGCGGTGGAATAATACTAATCAAGCTCTCGATTATCATCCGTTGATCTTTTGCCTGCACCGTGGGTATCTCCTCTTTAGTCCCTGCGAGAATCATATGAAGCCCGCCTTTCCAACTGGCAGCTCCACTGTTGCtactgttgctgttgctgctgtgGCTGCCTTCTTCTCCAACTATAAAGCCATCTTCACTTATCAAACCCGGCAGCCATTTAGTTGCATAATGCATAATTGCAGCTCCAATAAGCTCAAATCTCATACCCTTTACTTTAATCGCCGTAATGACTCTAACATAGTGATCAATCCTTAGAATTGAGGCATCTTCAAACCACCAATCAGGTGGAACTTGCTGCTGACTCCTACTGGGGCTAGAGTCCTTCCTCTCATTCCATTTCGGGCTTGAAACACTCTGGTGTTTCCCAGTATAAGCCCATCTAATCCCTTTAGGATTGGCACAAGCCTTCCAAGCGATAGACTCACTACATCTTCTCACAATTTGAAGATTCTCAGCCCAAGGAGAGAGCTTCTCACAACTCTTCAACACAACAATGGAGTCTCTCCATGAAGACAAAACAACATAACTCAGAAACGCTTCTGTCTTGAATATAAGATTGCCTTCTTCTAAATCCTCAGTCATTTCAAGATACTCTGCGCCACACCGGAGGCCGGATATGTTGGCAGCAGTTAGATCAACCGCTACTCCATAACAAAACTTTGCTGCTAGCTCAAAAGCTTCAGGCCCTCCAGGAATATCATCAAGAACAACTTTACTCATCTCCGGGTCCCGGGCTTCATATATGATTCTATTCATCTTTCCACTCCTTGATAGAAGGGGATACTTAAAAAACCACAATTCAGAAACAGTACACAAAATTTTCAAGTCTTGTCAGTAATAAACTTTTAGAAGATTATGTAAAAGTTTGAACATTTGGGGTTTAACAATTATCTACCTTGTGCAAATGAAAACTGACATCTCCAACTTGAACAAGCAAATCACTCGGAATATCAGTAGCCACATACCTTAACacataagaaaaagaaaagttaaaGCAACGGAAGACTTTTCTAAATAGCCATTTCATCTCAAATGGGTTTTCAGATACCAAGCTGAACATTCCATCCAGGGCAGAATTTAAGCtccaaaaccttaaaacaacagtAAAAAAACGTGTTACATACCAGTCACGGCCACGCTGCTCAAACCCATCAGTTTTGACACCATGTTTGCTTGAGCTAAGAACTCCATTCCCATACTCTCGCTCAGCAACAGACTCAGTTTCAGATTCCCACATGGTACCAAAAATCCTGGAAAATCTGAGGTGGGTTTTCTCAAGAGAGTTAAGAGACTGAAAATTCAGAGCAGAGAAGAACACTGATATAATTAGATGAAGAAGAAACAACAGAAGAGATCAAAAAAACAGAGATAAACcaaataatgaaaagaaaaaatagaagaagaagaccCACATGGGATGCTTAGAATAATCTTCAACTGTCGGCTTCTAAAACTGATTTTCAAGAGCTATTACAGGCTGTGAATGGGCATAGTtagtgctactactactactactgtatATTGGATCATTTCGACTATCATTTCTTTGCATTTTGTTTTTAACATGATTATTACCATTATTAAATTTTTAActttagaaaaagaaaagaaaaaagagagaaaattttGTAATGGAGTGAGTTGAATTAAAATGGTaatattagaaagaaaaaaaaaaaaactggtgCTTTTTAGAGagtgattgttgttgttgttgttttgttgGTTTCTTGTGTAAAAGCAACGTGTTCTGGTCCCTGCTGTTTTGATGTTATTATCGAATTGAACCATTTGTATGGGATAGGATTGGATTTTGATTGGGGTTCACTAACTTGTAATTTATTCTCTCGGAAAACTAGAAAATTAAATGCAACTTTAATTATTATTCCATCTTTATTCTCTTAACTCAATTCAACCATGATCCggatttcaaatattttaattgGCTTTTATGGTCTTAAAGTTTGGAActttttgttaatttttgtttaaaaatggttcatttaattatctatttatttGTTAAAATGGATTGTGTTGATTAATTGAACACTTCAGAGAGCTACAATCCAACCATTTTTATAATTATACATTAGTAAATTATGAAACCTAAAAAAGATAGGGAGAATTCTTCTGTGCACCCCACTCCTAGTGTTTTTGACTCAAAAAGTATTTTCAGTGAATTTTTGTTATGATTGTATATATTGTAGTAATTTAGAGCATTTTGTAAAATTTCAGAAAATTTCTAATAATTTAAAGTGCTAAAAATTATGTTCAAAACAGGTTGTTGCATgcgtaactatttttttttatgtgtgtggaatgttatatgtttaaatcttattttcagcactcgaaattttctaaaaatttgcaaaatgctctaaataattacaatgtaTACGATAATAAAAAATGAATTCGTTAAAAATATTTTCTAAGCTAAAAACACTAAGAGTGCACCGATATGCCCATTTTAGAAGGTGCACGTCAAAATTAGCCAAAAGATATTATATAACTTTAGAGAAAAATTACAAGAATTACAGTGACATGAGTGTTTGAGCATCAATTTCAGTCAAACATATAACTAATATTTGGTAGAATAATTAacttttagaaaaatatatagaaatgtgAAATTTTGTATGTTAAATAATGTAGCAAATGCACATACTTAAGCAAATAAAAACATATGctaataaacaaaattaatataatattaatttattagggCAAAAAAGAGTCTTTTTGCTACAACTTACATGACatgaatattttattacttaCATTTAGTGTTCGTGTTTTAATTTAAGGAGAggcttaattatatatatatatataaaaaaaaatatgccataaatCAAAATTTCATGTCATATATACCCGAtccaaataaacatttaattatacTCTGTGCAAACTAGCAACAATGTATAATACAATATGCttccttagttttatttagaatatttattaattatttttataattttcatataaattctaattaaataaataatattatatataatataatgacataaatatattaaaagaaaaattaaaccaaaacattgattatgttttttttttttttaaaaaaaataatctgATAACCTGATAGATCACTAACTACCTTATTCAAGGtgcaaaaaaatatttatgatattatttaaaGTGCACCTCAATGATTGAAGAAGAAACTTTATAAATGTATTCTTGATAAAAGAGAAATATATTAtactaatttcttatgtagttatacAGTTATATTATTTGTATACACACGAGtcacaatatttatatataatgtatttataatgtcttgttatttaatatgaatatagatttatataagttagattgaGTAATAAGAAAAAGTAACataattgataattttttttaataaaaattaaaaatatgtattatacattattataataatgatattttataacatatttatattaatataattattaaataatatagtCTTGtatcaaaaatattataatgctatttaaatttatattaatataattattaaataattattctatCATATGTTTTAATTGGTTTTATAGGTATATTTCATTAAAGTCAACACAAATAAAATCATTAAATACACAATTTttatatagagagatatacataTATGATTGAGAaagaatgttatattttaaaaaataatagataTAAGCAACGTGCAAAAGCACATTttcttagttttaaaattgtaaatattgtctataattttaataaaaattggttcattatttttttcttaatatatataatacagtgaattatagttctatagtatatataaatatttatatcaataatatctatATGTATGatatttaaacaaaacattgATATAGATATATGCTTACATGACAGATATATATCAAAAGTTTTAGACAGACCATCAAAATTTGAGACTAGCTGTCAAAATGTTTAGACAAGCAGTCAAAATTtcagactagctgtcgaaagttttagacaggctGTCGAAATATAACATAAAGAGGTCTGAAACAGAAACATCCAATACAAGTAGTCTATAATAGTTTGTGGTATACCAGAACAATTTTATACATAAACAAAATACCATTCCATTGCCTTTGCTAATAAATATCCAATACAAGTCATattataagagtttgatacataaaCAAAATATCATTCCATTGCCTTTGTTAATAAATATCCAATACAAGTCAtactataagagtttgatacatgaacATTGTCATACTACAAGGAGAAGATGGTTGTTGGGTAGAACAATTTTGAAAGTAGGTTTATTGGATCTTAATTAACATTTGTAGTAGAATCAATATTAGTAACAAGTTTATCCTTAATGAGCACATTTTCCATATTCTTGATCGAACCCACATATAATGGAACAAAATCACGCTCTTgccatgtaaagaaactaacaatgtctctactattttttattgcaattggttcaatctccaccattgtcgttatcttgtaagttaattctatatcgaagaggttgcgatcgatttctctaacttcataaatatgttcaactaactcctcataagttaggttagtttgtaccaaacttgatcttgatcgtgagccatttgaaatccatttccacGAGTCCTCATTCTTTTTCCACATTCTATCAcctaatattacaatattttttaatgacatctgaaaaaaaataatacaataaacaaatataaattattagtattactttgattaaaaagttatataaaaaaatgaaaatcaagttgaaaatctaGAAATTCGACAACTTGTCTGATAATTTGATAACACATCTAAAAATTCGACAGGTGCTTGAAAATATATGATGATTTGTATAAAAATTAGACTACATGTCTAAATTTGACagatggtctaaaatttagacaggtggtcgaaaaaatacgactactggtctaaaatttagatAACTAGTCTAAAATATTAGACtccttgtcgaaaaattagacaagctgtcAAAAAATTATGGATTTCTCTTTCTCGAAAATAGCCGAAActaccattaattttttttcagattttcaagctttaacctccataaaatcccaaaaataaacctgaatccttacttatactttcagtatattaaaacaatcattttgcattttaaatctacaaaaacaatatcaaaaatcttatattttatatataaaaaaaaccttTAGAATGAGTGGTGGCTGGATTTGTGGAGAAATGGCAGCATCCGGTGATGAGCAGTGTTCGCCGGCGGTAGGGGGCAGTGGTTGCCGGTGGTGGTGGGGGCGAGGGATGATAGTAGGTGGTTGTGGATGGGTGTGGGTGGATGggtaagaggaagaagatgatagttattatgtttattttaatttattattattttattttaagggtgAAATGAGTAttacaaaaaattcattaataaaagagcTCATTTAGCTAAAAACTATTAAAATTAGTCTAAAGTGTAAATTGCACTATGAAAAAAATGCCATTTTGCCAAGGATCCCTTTAAATATTAAGATTATTTCCTTTTTATCCCTAACGCATgttattagaaaaatatcaagATGATTCAGTTACACGAATATCTATTATTAACTTATATTACAATATATGACTGagaaaaattaattcaaaacatGAACACATATTAAACTAATAATTACAATTTTATCACCTATTATAAAAACAAATAATTTaccttaaaaattaaattaataagtaaccaaataaattatataaaaattcataaactccttcaattttttccaatttttattttcttcaaatATTTAGTCATAATTAATGTATATTTACTTatgaaaataattttattttatttttcaattgcAAACAACTCTTAAACTCTTAAATAAGCAAAATTAATTCATAGTACTATCTTGATCGTTATTATGTTTGGCAATCATACTTGATTACGGTGGTAGATATAATTCTgatgatcattattattatttttttatataatatatgaTGCCAATTCATCACTAAAAACACAAATTGCTTATCTATAATCTCATACATATGTGCCACGCAATAAATGAAAGATGAGAACATATTAattagagaagaaaaaaaaagggaacaAAAACATAAAGGTACAATCTAGGACCACCCAATTATTACctactaataaataaaatacaatattatgtcccatatatatacatatataaatgaaATTTTATTAATCATATTTCCACCATATTTATGTAATTAATAACAAAGAcataaatactattttatttcatATGCACTTTAGTTTGTCTCCCTATATAATAGGATATCATTAGGGTTGAGTTTTCATCAAAAGAAATGTTAAAAGTGATTATTAAGAGTGAATATATATACAGTGATAATTGCTTCCaaataatatcatgaatatatCATCATTCATTCTTTTTAATTACATTTCATATAACagtaaaaagtaatttttttgtttagataTAGGCTTGCTTCTCCAACACCTTAATTTCAACATTTTATTGTTATCCATTTCATTGAGAAGTTGATATTGGAAATCATATGGTTGGTTCTATCTTTCCTCACTCCACCAGTTATTCTATTAAATGAATTCTTATAAATATGTtaacaaattaaaattttagtataaaattattcattaataaatagctttaaaatatattttttaccacCACtattaggggtgcacacgggtcgggaTTTCGGGtgcatcaaattctaatccaattttAATTTGAAATATCTAACTTTTCACTACAATTACATTAGTTTGATTACGTCTGTATGGTTAGATTAGATTGTATAAATCTTTGTTTTTCACTCCAaggcaaaagaaaaataaaagtatgttatgaaatttttatatataacaaAGTCTCTATCGTGATTTCACTAATTTGCACGTGAATAAATTGAAAgccaaacattttttttttgaaagcatatatttaaatatagtaaaataaaaGAGCTCGAGAGtaattgaattaaa
The Humulus lupulus chromosome 6, drHumLupu1.1, whole genome shotgun sequence DNA segment above includes these coding regions:
- the LOC133781945 gene encoding root phototropism protein 3, giving the protein MWESETESVAEREYGNGVLSSSKHGVKTDGFEQRGRDWYVATDIPSDLLVQVGDVSFHLHKYPLLSRSGKMNRIIYEARDPEMSKVVLDDIPGGPEAFELAAKFCYGVAVDLTAANISGLRCGAEYLEMTEDLEEGNLIFKTEAFLSYVVLSSWRDSIVVLKSCEKLSPWAENLQIVRRCSESIAWKACANPKGIRWAYTGKHQSVSSPKWNERKDSSPSRSQQQVPPDWWFEDASILRIDHYVRVITAIKVKGMRFELIGAAIMHYATKWLPGLISEDGFIVGEEGSHSSNSNSSNSGAASWKGGLHMILAGTKEEIPTVQAKDQRMIIESLISIIPPQKDSVSCSFLLRLLRMANMLKVAPALVTELEKRVGMQFEQATLADLLIPNFNKGETMFDVDLVQRLLEHFLVQEQTEGSSPSRQPFSDKHMYDASQRAALAGPNAKMRVSRLVDSYLTEVSRDRNLSLTKFQVLAEALPESARTCDDGLYRAIDSYLKAHPTLSEHERKRLCRVMDCQKLSIDACMHAAQNERLPLRVVVQVLFSEQVKISNALANTTLKETAGETQFQPMVSNRKSLLEGTPQSFQEGWATAKKDINTLKFELETVKAKYVELQNDMETLQRQFDKMSKQKQASAWTSGWKKLGKLTKMTHLENHEIGSQLPTTAAEQQTKKTPRRWRNSIS